One Streptococcus sp. zg-86 DNA window includes the following coding sequences:
- a CDS encoding YSIRK-type signal peptide-containing protein (The YSIRK form of extended signal peptide directs nascent proteins to the cross-wall site, while signal peptides lacking YSIRK direct proteins instead to the cell pole. A large fraction of YSIRK proteins are surface proteins anchored by sortase-mediated processing of a C-terminal LPXTG motif.): MKKQRFSLRRLAVGVVSIGLGTAMVPAVTQLGSVEIVKADTDTESTNDEAARQVAIQEVEAKRDEVVAAILKLKNNDLSEDQVKEILSSEIYQLDSLDTYASQEKDELVRKLSTVQFKYDLIDEVLTQWNAFYVSKGIEHKLGFSDLERVKKYDDSSPKSSIRYGYPTVSNVIEPTDSVSSSFRLLSTFNLYGNYDENDMVRDQRYALKDVVTFTENYTTLKEAREKYNAVVTYFNAQPEETRKEQFTDFADESFRSIWHDIQGTGAYLNREDIVRKLTLLENRIKGKIADEKAITQAVKEVNDKKSTIVAAIQKLENIQIEGDISDLYVNENGHTSYNDFTVDELSRLFLTFEELETAKQTKFQQWEHLLEQMNVINDILIQANQFEDKQGGEKHRYTTSRNYVESKEETRPTIIASQPTDEFLADKVEVTSVSLTYEFEYSLDEISRTGDSHVIEEKRNVALSLLSLAKKKYDAMTEVVSAYNQLIDKINALPQEKRRQTWLDLIYQKDPYLYVLDELRFGDGVTEEETESRKENLLSIFKKFDQETFASTAPSTESSTSSSENTTNQSSDSTVSSSGDDSDKKPTMTSSNSTNTATSNQSSQAENTSSSNQGMIGNKGVLGSKNDSTTNKTDVTISSNMLSPLGSGGQVLDLSRVIKELGGDGAENAADEALNDSELVGLSHLSSRETTSLTVRPRQLPKTGTNWSILSLVSFLPMLVGAVLFKKKS, encoded by the coding sequence ATGAAAAAACAAAGATTTAGCTTGAGAAGGCTAGCAGTAGGTGTGGTGTCGATTGGTCTAGGAACAGCAATGGTTCCGGCAGTTACACAACTTGGCTCTGTTGAGATTGTTAAAGCAGATACAGATACCGAGTCAACGAATGATGAAGCAGCCCGTCAAGTAGCTATTCAAGAAGTAGAAGCAAAACGTGATGAAGTCGTAGCAGCGATTTTGAAGTTGAAGAATAATGATTTGAGTGAAGATCAGGTTAAGGAAATTCTCTCTTCTGAAATTTATCAACTGGATAGTCTTGACACATATGCAAGTCAAGAAAAAGATGAATTGGTGCGGAAGCTTTCTACTGTACAATTCAAATATGACTTAATTGATGAAGTCTTGACCCAGTGGAATGCGTTTTATGTGAGTAAAGGAATTGAACATAAACTAGGATTTTCAGATTTGGAAAGAGTAAAGAAATATGATGATAGTTCTCCGAAATCCTCAATTCGATATGGTTATCCCACAGTTAGTAATGTGATAGAGCCGACTGATTCTGTAAGTAGTTCGTTTCGTCTTTTATCTACTTTTAATTTATATGGTAATTATGACGAAAATGATATGGTTCGTGATCAAAGGTATGCCTTGAAGGATGTGGTAACTTTCACAGAGAATTATACTACATTAAAAGAAGCACGGGAAAAATACAATGCAGTAGTCACCTACTTTAATGCACAGCCAGAAGAAACTCGTAAGGAGCAATTTACTGATTTTGCTGATGAGAGCTTTAGATCAATTTGGCACGATATTCAAGGTACAGGTGCTTATCTCAATAGGGAAGATATAGTAAGAAAATTAACTTTACTAGAAAACCGCATTAAAGGTAAAATAGCAGACGAAAAAGCGATTACTCAGGCGGTGAAAGAAGTCAATGATAAGAAATCAACCATTGTCGCAGCCATTCAGAAATTAGAAAATATTCAAATTGAAGGTGATATTTCTGATTTATATGTAAATGAAAACGGTCACACTTCTTATAATGACTTTACTGTTGACGAACTTTCTCGGTTATTTCTTACGTTTGAGGAGCTAGAAACTGCTAAGCAAACAAAGTTTCAGCAATGGGAGCATTTGTTGGAGCAAATGAATGTCATCAATGATATTTTAATTCAAGCGAATCAATTTGAAGATAAACAAGGTGGAGAAAAACATCGGTATACTACTTCTCGTAACTATGTTGAATCAAAAGAAGAAACCAGACCAACAATTATAGCATCTCAACCTACAGATGAGTTCCTTGCTGATAAGGTAGAAGTTACGTCTGTGTCTTTAACATATGAGTTTGAATATTCTCTGGATGAGATTAGCCGTACAGGAGATAGTCATGTGATAGAAGAGAAGAGGAATGTTGCCTTATCTCTACTATCGCTTGCTAAGAAAAAGTATGATGCGATGACGGAAGTTGTTTCTGCTTATAATCAATTAATTGATAAGATCAATGCTTTACCGCAGGAAAAACGCCGTCAAACATGGTTGGATTTGATTTATCAAAAAGATCCGTATCTGTATGTATTAGACGAGTTACGGTTTGGAGATGGGGTAACAGAGGAAGAAACAGAGAGTCGTAAAGAGAATTTGTTATCCATCTTTAAAAAATTCGACCAAGAAACCTTTGCATCTACTGCTCCATCAACAGAATCTAGCACGTCATCTTCTGAAAATACTACAAATCAGTCTTCAGATAGCACTGTATCGTCAAGTGGTGATGATTCAGATAAGAAACCAACAATGACAAGTTCAAATTCTACTAACACTGCAACCAGTAATCAATCCTCACAGGCAGAAAATACATCTTCTTCGAATCAGGGAATGATAGGAAACAAAGGTGTACTTGGCAGTAAAAATGATTCTACAACGAATAAGACAGATGTAACCATTTCATCAAATATGTTGTCGCCCTTAGGAAGTGGTGGTCAAGTTCTTGACTTATCAAGGGTTATCAAGGAATTGGGTGGTGACGGTGCAGAAAATGCGGCTGATGAGGCTCTGAATGATAGTGAGCTAGTAGGATTGAGTCATCTATCTAGCAGAGAAACTACTAGCTTAACCGTAAGACCGAGACAATTGCCCAAAACAGGAACGAATTGGAGTATTTTGAGCCTTGTTTCCTTCTTGCCGATGTTAGTTGGAGCTGTCCTCTTTAAAAAGAAATCATAA